In the Patescibacteria group bacterium genome, GTACAAAAATAACACTCTTTTTTGTTGTTCATAATAAAACAAAATAAACGAAAGTTTTTTTATTTTTTAGATTTAATTTAAAAGGGAACCTCTTCAACATTAATCTCTTCTTCTTCAGTAGTTAACGGTTCTTCTGGTGGCACTTCTTCTTCAACAACTTCTTCCATAGTTACACCGCGTGGCTTTGGACCAAGTTGAAGATTCTCAGCAACAATTTCCGTTCTTGTTCTTTTCGTTCCATCAGGAGCAGTCCAGTTTCTTGTCTCAATCCTGCCTTCAATAAAAACCATCTGTCCTTTGACTAAGTAATTTTGACAAATTTCCGCTAATCGCCCCCAGGTGATAATGTTATGAAATTCAGTTTTTTCTTTTTTTTCACCTGTCGGATCTTTCCAAACCCGACTTGTCGCGACGCCGAAGGTACAGACAGTTTGACCAGTTGGCGTTGTTCTTGATTCTGGTGCCCGCGTTAATCGACCGACAATAATGACTTTATTAACATTCATAGAAAAATTATTTAATTAATTTATTCTCGTCAGCTAAAATTTTTTCTATTTTTTCATCAAGTTTTTCTAAATCAACTTTCTCTGGCTGAACTGGTTTCTTTTGAATTTCTTCTGGTTTTTCTGGTTTTTCCGACCACTTTCTTACTTTAACAATTTGATATCTTAAAATTTCAGAAATGTTTTTTAATTTTTCTTCTAATTTCTTAATGAAATCTGACTTTAATTTAAAACCAAAGGCAAAATAATAGCCCCTTTTTTCATGCCGAATAGGATAGGCAAGTTTTTTTTCGCCAAAATCATTTTTATAAACAAGCGAGGCTTGAAAATCAAAAAGAATTTCTTCAATTTTTTTTACTAAAGAGGCAATTGATTCTGGAGAAAGATTTGAGGAAAAAAGACAGAGTAATTCGTACATATAAATTAATAGTCCTTGGTTATTAGTCTGTAGTTTTGGTTATTAGTTATTGGTTTAAAAACTATTAACTAAATAACTATAACCAATAACTAAAAACTAATGATTATTTTAGCAAATTTACAATCTTAGACAAATTGATTTTGAGGGTAACTATTGGTAGAATCTAAATATGATTAGTAATTTATATTTCTTTATTTTAGGTCGTTGGCCAACCTTGTCAAGCGCAGAAATTTGGCGTCAAACCGACCGTCAAGCCAATTTTTATAAGTTTTCTGACGAAGTTTTGGTTTTAAAAACTAAAGAAAAATTAGAAGTTGAGAACTTACAGAAAAAATTAGGTGGCACCATTAAGATTGGCCTTATTTTCTTTCGCGGTGATTTTGATTGGCTAAAATTTAATTTAGATATTTTTTTAAAAGAATTACCGCTTGAAAATCAAAAAAGGGTTTATTTTGGTTTTAGTCTCTATCAACTAGGACGAAAAATAAACCTCAAAAATTATCAAGCAAAAATTAAAAAATTAGCTTTGACTCTCAAGAGCAGATTAAAAGAAAAAAATATCTCCTCGCGTTGGGTTGAATCAAAAGAAAAGAACCTTTCTTCTGTAATTATCCAAAAAAATAGATTACTAACCCAGGGAAGAGAATTTGTTTTTTTGATTGATCGAAATGAAATTTTAATCGGCAAAACTTTAAGTTGCCAAAGTTTTGAGGAATATGAAAGGTCTGATTTTGGCCGGCCACAAAGGAAAATTGAAGAAGGAATGATGCCGCCAAAATTGGCAAAAATTATGATTAATCTAGCCCAAGTATCAGAAAACGGTGTAATCTTAGATCCGTTTTGTGGTTCAGGAACCATCCTCCAAGAAGCAATTTTAATGGGTTATCAAAATGTCATTGGCACGGATATTAGTGAAGAGGCAATAAAAAGAACACAAGAAAACATTAGGTGGCTTCTTGAAAGCTCAAAATTTGAAATTCAAAATTCAAAATTACAATTTATTAAAATTAAAAAATGTGATGTAAGGAATTTAAGCCAAGTTTTATCACCGAATTCAGTTGAGGCAATTGTCACTGAACCATATTTAGGACCGTTGAAAATTTCAAATGCCGTTCAAATTTCAAATTTAATTAATGAATTGTCTCAACTATATTGTACTGCTTTCCGGGAGTTTAAAAAAATTTTAAAAAAAGACGGCCGGATTGTTATCATTTTTCCAATTTTTAAAATAAATAGTAGATTAAATTTTCTGCCAATTTTAGATGAACTAAAAAAATCCGATTGGCAAATAATTAATCCTTTGCCAAAAGAATTAAGAAAAAAACCAATTATCCAATTAACTTGTCGTGGTTCAATAATTTATTGCCGACCGGACCAGAAAATTTTAAGAGAAATTTTTATTTTTCAGTTAAAATAAATAATGGGGCCAAAAATTACTAAAATTAGTCAACAAAAAAGAAATTCGCGGGTCAATATTTACCTTGACGGAAAATTCGCTTTTGGTTTATCAAAAAAAACATTAGCTGATTTTGATTTGTATAATGGTAAAGTAATTTCAAAAAAGGAAATAGAAAAAATTTTAGAAAAAGACCAAAGAGTTAAAGCTTTGGAAAAATCTTTTCGTTGGTTGGCTGTAAGACAAAGAAGTAGGAGAGAAATAGAGAAAAAACTCAAAGAAAAGGGCTTTACCAAAAAAGTCATTCAAAAAACTTTAAAAAAATTAAAGGATTTAGACTATTTAGATGACGAAAAATTTGCTCACGCCTGGCTGGAAGCAAGAAAATTGTCTGGTAAAGGAAAATTTATCATTCAAAAAGAATTAAAAGAAAAGGGCCTTAATGAGACATTAATCAAAAAAATTTTAGAAGAATATAAAAAAGAAGAAGAGATTGAGCACGGTCTTGAATTAGCAAAAAAGAAAATTAAAACTTATCAAAATTTAAAACCATTTGAACAAAAACAAAAACTGGCTCGTTATTTAGCCAGCCGTGGCTTCAGTTGGGAAAACATTTTCGAAATGATGAAAGAATTATTTAAAATTTAAAGAGTAGGCCCTGTCTATTTTCTTTTTTTTCTTCTAATTGATTGAAAACATTAATTTTACCATAAACACCATCATAGCCAGCAATTTTTTGTACTTTGCCCTGGCGCATTTTTAATATTCCTTCGACAATTTTTTCCGAAGCAATTTTGGCCAACTCTTTCTCTCCTAAGTCAAGAAGAATTTGAAACTCGCTACCGCCCTTCTCAATTAAATTTAAATATTCCTGTTCTATCGCTTTAGAATTTTTCTCTACGCCTAAAGACTCAGCAATAATTTCGCGCAATGGTACTAGACTTTTAAAAGGAATGACATTCTCTGGTATAAATCCTTCAGGTCGATCGGCTAATTTGTCAACTCGGTGCATGACGCCAATTGTTAATGGTTTGCCGCAGGCTGGACAGAAACCGCCTCTTTTTTTTGTTTCAGCTGGCGAAAAAGAAACTTGACAAAGACGATGACCATCGAAATGATATTTCCCTTCTTCAGGAAAAAATTCGATAGTATATTTTAAATGAGTAGGGTCTTTTTTCTTTAAAGTCTCAATAATTTTTTGGTAAGAAACTTCTGAAAATTCAAAAACCGTTGCCTCACGGCCAAGATTTTGAGGAGAGTGTGAATCTGAACAAGAAATTAAAGTAACTTGATCTAGTTTCGAAAGTCGCCAATTCATTGGCGGATCACTAGAAAGTCCAGTCTCAATGGCATAGATATA is a window encoding:
- a CDS encoding RecX family transcriptional regulator, producing MGPKITKISQQKRNSRVNIYLDGKFAFGLSKKTLADFDLYNGKVISKKEIEKILEKDQRVKALEKSFRWLAVRQRSRREIEKKLKEKGFTKKVIQKTLKKLKDLDYLDDEKFAHAWLEARKLSGKGKFIIQKELKEKGLNETLIKKILEEYKKEEEIEHGLELAKKKIKTYQNLKPFEQKQKLARYLASRGFSWENIFEMMKELFKI
- a CDS encoding DNA methyltransferase — its product is MISNLYFFILGRWPTLSSAEIWRQTDRQANFYKFSDEVLVLKTKEKLEVENLQKKLGGTIKIGLIFFRGDFDWLKFNLDIFLKELPLENQKRVYFGFSLYQLGRKINLKNYQAKIKKLALTLKSRLKEKNISSRWVESKEKNLSSVIIQKNRLLTQGREFVFLIDRNEILIGKTLSCQSFEEYERSDFGRPQRKIEEGMMPPKLAKIMINLAQVSENGVILDPFCGSGTILQEAILMGYQNVIGTDISEEAIKRTQENIRWLLESSKFEIQNSKLQFIKIKKCDVRNLSQVLSPNSVEAIVTEPYLGPLKISNAVQISNLINELSQLYCTAFREFKKILKKDGRIVIIFPIFKINSRLNFLPILDELKKSDWQIINPLPKELRKKPIIQLTCRGSIIYCRPDQKILREIFIFQLK
- the rpsF gene encoding 30S ribosomal protein S6 codes for the protein MYELLCLFSSNLSPESIASLVKKIEEILFDFQASLVYKNDFGEKKLAYPIRHEKRGYYFAFGFKLKSDFIKKLEEKLKNISEILRYQIVKVRKWSEKPEKPEEIQKKPVQPEKVDLEKLDEKIEKILADENKLIK
- the ssb gene encoding single-stranded DNA-binding protein, with the protein product MNVNKVIIVGRLTRAPESRTTPTGQTVCTFGVATSRVWKDPTGEKKEKTEFHNIITWGRLAEICQNYLVKGQMVFIEGRIETRNWTAPDGTKRTRTEIVAENLQLGPKPRGVTMEEVVEEEVPPEEPLTTEEEEINVEEVPF
- a CDS encoding endonuclease Q family protein; translation: MRYIADFHLHSKYSRATSQQMDLENLEKWARWKGIQILGTGDFTHPLWFKELKEKLEPLDNGFFRLKTTKDSAVYFILTTEVSCIYTKKGVVRRIHLIIFFPDFQSVEKFNTQLSWSANLKADGRPMLGLDAKEILRMVLEISAGGLVVPAHVWTPWYSIFGSKSGFDSLEECFDELRPYIYAIETGLSSDPPMNWRLSKLDQVTLISCSDSHSPQNLGREATVFEFSEVSYQKIIETLKKKDPTHLKYTIEFFPEEGKYHFDGHRLCQVSFSPAETKKRGGFCPACGKPLTIGVMHRVDKLADRPEGFIPENVIPFKSLVPLREIIAESLGVEKNSKAIEQEYLNLIEKGGSEFQILLDLGEKELAKIASEKIVEGILKMRQGKVQKIAGYDGVYGKINVFNQLEEKKENRQGLLFKF